In Setaria italica strain Yugu1 chromosome IX, Setaria_italica_v2.0, whole genome shotgun sequence, the genomic stretch TCGGCGAGCTTGCGGCAGGTCACATATTGGACCCGCCCGGCCTCTTGCGTAGGAAGGAGAGGAGCGTACCGCCGCCTAGCGCTCGCCGTCCACCCGGACGCCGCCCCAGCCCGCCGCTGCCTGGcgctcgccgtcggcgtccCAACCCGCCGCTGCCTGGAAGAGGTAGCGCGGGAAGAGGTCGCGccccgacccgccgccgcctggtgcTCGCCGTTGGCGTCCCGGCCCGCCGCAGCCTGAATGAGGTCGCACGGGAAGAGGTTGCGTGCGCGGGAatcgcgattggggaagggagCGGAACGCGAAAATATACACGGTGGACGGATATTTTGGGAGGTTTCGGGGAACCGttgaaattcttttttttttcattttccctaaaaaattattaggggtaagattagcatTCTCTTGCAGTTGCTCTCAGCCCCCTCTCTCGTACCTCGTCTCCCTCTCCCGCTCCATGccctccacctcgccggcggcggccactaCCCTCTTCTCCGCTCCAAGATGCCCTTGCGGCCGCGCGTCTCCACTCTCCGGTCTCCATCCTCCGCGCTCGCTCCCCGCCCGTCCGTGCCGCTCATCGCCGACATGCTCGTGGCCTCCCCTCTTCAGATCTGCGAGCGAATCTGCGCCAGGCCGGGGCTGGCACCGCCGGATCCCAATCTGCACCAGGCCGGGGCGAGTGCCGTCGGGGCTGTTGCGCACATGAcggccgcgctcgccgacgCGCTCCGCGTCTTCtacccgctcgccggccgcATCTGCCAGGACAccggcggcgcgctcgccgtcgAGGGCGACAAGGGGCCGAGGTCCTCGAGGCCGAGGCCTAgggcgtcgccgtcgacgacctCGCCGGAGATGGCTGCGACGAGGAGGCCCAGCGGTTCATGCAGCGCCTCGTGCCCTACACCGACAAGGGCTTGGCGCTTCCCTCGCTCCAGCGACAAGGAGTCCATCCGCGATGCCGGCAACCTGTTCGACCAAATGCCGGAAAGGTATagtgtagatttttttttttgctagactGCTGGTGCTGTGTAATGATGCTCTGAAAGTCTTTAGTCTGTACTTGTAATGCAAACTCCGAACTGCAATGCTCTGACTAACTTAACATGAATTTATGAACTTGTAATCTTGTAGTCTTGAAATTGTTCTGCCGAACTGCAATGCTCTGACTAACTTAACATGAATTTATGAACTTGTAATCTTGTAGTCTTGAAATTGTTCTGTACGATGATCTTTTTCCTTGGAATGATGTTCCGAAGTTTGAACTTGTAATGCTATTGTCTGAACCATGACACTCTGACTGAACTTGTAATGCTATAGTCTGAACCATGTCACTAGATCTGTCCCTATAGGATAAGTTTATAATCTCTGTACAACTTGTTTACTTGTCATCAAACTTTATTGTGCAGCTGGAGCTTTAGTTATTTTATTCTATCCCCTGTCCAGAAATGCAGTAGTTGTAATTAGCATATAATGTAAACTTGTCTTTCTTCCAGAAAGGCAGCTTGCTGCATGTTTATTATCGTGGACTTTTGACCTGTGTTGCTTGACGGCAAGCTCATTTCTGATCCACTCATCTCTGACTGTGACTCTATTCTTTCTTGAGTTTTGGTGTGTAGGTGTAGTTGCTGGTGGAGCTGAATCCTGGAGCTGCAACTCTGAATCCTGGAGTTGCATCTAGTGAGTGTTGCTTTTCCTTCTCCACTCCTGTTATTGGATATTGTCTATGTGTGGTCAGCCTTTGTCACTTGTTACTGTATATGTAATGAGAATATATATTTCCATGTgagaaatttcaaatttgagttaTTCAGTAGAAGATTGACTTGGCTAATTGGATTCCGGTTTGGCTCTTTGTGAAAATTGGTCAATGATCTGAGTACTAGTCgtgtgcttgtgcttgttcCTCTAGTGCTAAGTCTCTACTGCTCTGAATCTGACAAATGTACATATGTGAATTTGTTGATTCAAATCCACCTAGTGCTAGATCCTAGGCTAGCATTTCATGCTTTGTGCTTATCAGGATTGCAAATTAATTAAACATTATGCCATCTATAGTCACAGTTCTATTTCTTACTGTTTTATGCATTGCTTATGCTGCTTTGctaaatttcttttcttttcttgttgaAGTGCAGACGTAGGAAAGATGATGACGCTGAGCCAGAAGTTGATCCAGAAAGGGACCAGAGGACTGTATTTGCCTCCCAGGTTGATTTTTAATAAGATGCCTTACTTTGCTAGTTTATACATTATAAGCGTTACCACAGCTATCACTGAAGGCAGGCGAAAGAGATGTTTATGAGTTCTTCTCAAGGGCTGGAAAGGTGAGAGTATACTGGCATTGTACTACTTCCTGATTATATAAATGTTCTTTGGCAGCTGTATGCTTCTTTCATGCATTTTAAGTCTTAAACAGATGATGTGGCACAAATATACAGCGGAAAAAAAGGATGGAATTCTTGTCACATGCCAGTTTTTAGTTGGTAGTTTCGTCATATGCATAGATATCTTATTAGTTTCCTTTCATTATTTCTGCAGCTCGTAATGCCTGTGAAATAAACATGACAttgcccctttttttttccatgtttCGGACGAACTCATAAGGAATTAGAGAGCTAGGTTTAGTGTTCTTGGACAGGGTAGACATATGAAGGGCATGTGTTACCTCTTCAGTTCTTGGCTGTTATCTATGAGAATAATCTATGTACATATGATTTGTATCAAAATTGTATGAAATCTGTGTAATTGTGTTGTTTGTTGCATGGGCTGGAATTAGGCCCACTTTGAATTGGGCCTGTTAAAAAATGGCCCATGGTGCTGATGTCATCATCGCCAAGCCAAGTCATCTGCCACGTTGTCGCCCCAATTTCCACGTCATCAATCACCAAGTCATCTGCCATGTCATCATTGCTGTCCACATCATTTCCACGTCATCAGCTACGTCCTCATCTTGGGTTGGGTCACACGGGCTTGAGGCTATTCTATGACGGTTTAAAATCGTCATGGATTGCGTTAATCTGTGACGATCATGCTGAAACGTCATGCAGATTAATCTATACGCTTCATACATTTCTCACACGTTATTGAAAACTAACATGGATACCGTTTTATGACGAGTTTTACTATCATGGATACCGTTTTATGATGAGCTTTTGATGATTTGTGATGAAATTTGACCATCATGGATTACAACATTCTTTGTAGTGGCCGGACCTCCAAATCGATGGTGATGGGTGGTTTGGGGCCGGTGGTGATGTACTATTCTGTAGTAGTGGTTGTCCCTGCCCCAGCAGCCGCCGCACCATAGATGGTCAAATATCAAGCCATGACCCTTGACATGAGCCAAAACTGTCATGGAGAGGTGGTGCTTTTTTTACTTTATCATTGGGAATTCGGTTGAGACATATAGGTGTATAACAATTCTTTTTAACGTGTTGGTGTGCGTATATCTTTAATGTTACGTTGTGCGTATCCCTTGGATGATGGACTCCTATAGAAGACAGAGATATTCAATCTGTTGTAACCAAACTCCAAGGGATCACAATGACCTGATGTAAATCCACCGCCAGAGAAGTTCTGGTGCTATATTAACACGCAACACGCGCACGGCAAGATGCAGCGTTTCCACCCAAAACTTCCGCCCCTCTCAGATCTTTTATCGGGCTCAATGGCCACCTCTCTTCTGCTACCGCCTCTGTGTTGCCACCTCTCTTCTTTAATGGCGGATGATTGATCAACATATGTACCCTGAAATAGGTGTACACGTCATCATGCAAAAGAAGCCTTCAACATTGTCCGTGTGCCCAAGGCCATGGGCAACAAGATCGATCTTTTTCAGGACAATTAGCTTCATCGTGCTTTTAACCTGGAGGCTGAATTCCAGAACCATCTAGTACATGTACATCAGGGTGACATTCCCACAACATCGACCTGCAGCCAGTCTCTAAACCAAACTAGGTACATACTACACATGCTCTGCAGCCTCAATCCCAAATGCATTTAAACTCTCACCTCTAAGGAACCGTCCCCACATCTTACTCTACGTGCAGTCCTACCTTTTGTGGAAAAACACTCCATGCCGGAGGATTGCAAATTAGACCCTCGCCTTTGCAAGCATGCAGCCCTGCCTCATATGGCCGACGCTTGTGTTGACACAATTTACGGTCAACACACCGAGTACACTAGAACGAGCGGACGTCGAAATCACCTCGCGGAACCCCTGCCTTAAACCCTGACCGCCGGGAGGTGTTGGGTGTGTCAGCTTAAGCATCCAGATCCTGAAAGACTGAAACGACGAAAGAGTAAGATTGGTAGCCTGAAACGAACCATCTCCTGTTTTTTAATCGGCCGAACCATCCAAATCTGACAGCAACTCAGCTCACCATCTCTTCACCGAGCAACAGCAGAAGgtgagaaaaaaagaattgaGGGCAGATCACGAATTCCACAACACCCTTCCGCGTCAGGAAAAAAGCTGAGGGCGTGAGCCAATCCGCTGCAGCCGATGAGCGCACCTTGTAGGCGGAACATGGCAAcaacgaggaagaggaggccggCAGAGTGGAAACCTCCTGCAATGTGAGATCAAGGTTCCGGGAGGCCGCTTCGGTGGTGGAGCCGGCCCAGGACCCAGTACGACGAGGAGGAGAACGCGGCGTGGCTAGTCAAGGACATCAGCGGCGCGGATTGGGGGTGACCAGGTGAGCAAGGGAAAAGAGCCTCATCTGTCGTCCAAGCTAAGCCGTCATCTGAGCCGTGTCTAATCGGGAGGAACTCGTTCGAGGCTCTACTATGTACTACCATCGTGTGCGTCTGATGCTTCAGCTGTCCACGTAGCGCACATCAGGCGTGGGGGGCTGCACCGGTAGAGGTCAGCCCTCCTGCACGGAATTTTCTATCTCCCTTTTGTTGGGAGAGCTCCTCCTCGAGCTCTGATGAAGGGGTAACCAACTTCACAACAAGTCAACAACCAAAACACAAATTTGCGATTGCAAGATATAGCTCGACCTAAACACAAATCTGCGATATGATTGCAAGATATAGCTCGACCTGTCGACGCAATCTATGAACAAATATGCTTGAAACTTGAGAATAGGCGATAAATAAGACTTCCAAAAGAGATCTAGTAGTATAACGTCAACCTCCGTCGAGAATTAATCTGTATGCTACCCATTATAGCTAGTAATTAACTCGCCGAGCGCGTGCGCCTGTGGACCCCGACGTCTTCCGGCGGCCTCCGTATCCAAGAGTAAGTCGTCGTGTCTTCCTTGGTTGCTGGCACGCGTGAGAGGGGAatctccggcagcggcggccggggtggcTCCTTCTTGATTGCGGCTGCGGCTGGGGTCGTCGCCGTTGCTGTCTcaggcgccggcggtggcttcGGCTTGGTGGGCTTCTTgatctcatcctcctcctcgtcgccggcgaagcagAAGCAGGAGAAGACGTTGAACCTACCCATGTCGACGAGACGGCAAGTTGTTTGCTACTGATGATGTTTCGGTGGCACGCGTGTACGAGGTCTAGGTAAAGCATGCAGTTGAAAATATATATGAAGGCATGTGTTCGGACtccggactactccaacgtggCACGTACCGTAGTTGATACAAGTTGGAGGTGGACGAGGATTCCAAACAGGGTGCGACGTACTGCATCGAACCGGCGGCTAATTCGGTGCAGGCGGACCGGTACTAGTCCATATACGAAACCAGTTTCTACACATTTCACTTTTTTATGTGCAAAACAATGTACATTCCAGACGCTGATATACATGGTAACATGGATATATACTCATCCCTACAAATCACCTTCAACGGATTGAGCCAGCAGATTTTAAGAATGACAAAGTCACTAAAGTTACTTTGTTGTCGTCAGACACATAACCTAACATAAAAAAGCATTAATTCTTTGAATTaattcaacaaaagaaaatttGTATGTGCTGCATTTAGGACTCGAACCCAACTAACGGCTAACAAAGTGAGTTATGTTCAGTTCGTGTTTATACACATTTTTTATCTATCGGTTTGAAAGgttatatagttttttttagaaaatggaattgtCTCCGCCCTCTACGACCGCACACAACATGGTTCTTACATTAAATTTAGCATCAAAATGGataactaaaataaaaataaaaattcacCAATTACCGCTTCTCTATCCGGTCTTGGTGAAGACATCTCATGCGGGGCGTTGCTGGATTTGCCTTCTTCTCGTCGTAGGATTGTGGGGATAACTTGACCCATGCAACCTGACGAACCAATAGCACCAACAGCTACTCAAACAGCCACATGTGACAAATGATTTTGCCCAACCACACAATTTGGTCGGTGTCTACCTGAACCACAAGGTAGAGATATAAGCTCTTGCAAATCATAAGGAAACACAAGAACTAGTTGAAGAGAAAATTCCCAATCCTCAAGGGGCAGCTATGGCACAACCCTAAGGACAAGAGCACTTGGCTTCTCTATTTTTCTAAGTACAATTCGTGGTTAGGATTTTAGGGTAGAGTCGAGATGCTATTTATACTAGGAACATCCCACCTAGCTGGGCTGAATGGGTTGGTTTTGGCCCAGTTTGGCAAAAACAGAGTTCTGGACCAGTGTTCACCAAAATAAGTTTAATTGGGACCACAAAGCTCCAATGGATGTGCCGTTTATTCCATATGAAAGTAGACTTCACCATCTTTCCATCCATATATAATACTTGGGTGGATCCACCGAGAGTGGTACAGAATTCACCGTGAAACTTGGAAGTCAAAATCTGGAATAGCAACACGCCGTCTTTAAGTTGCTTTTCTTTGAGCACTGAGTAGCCTATACATACATTGCATATTCTTCAAATCTAAGAAAAAGTAATGCACCACTATTAGGTAGTAAATAATTCTTGATAGATGCATGCCCATAATCAGTAAGGAGCGAGTTCACCTCATGTTGCAATCGTTGCATTCTCGCCAGAGTCATTGGCCCCTTGTTGACATTGTCTTGTTCAGCACATGGTTGTGTAGTGCAGCGAGAGTGATGCTCTTCAACAATGGTTTGTGGACTACCATTGGGGATGTCCTCATTAACATCCAAATGCAATGACTTCCAACACTTTGCTT encodes the following:
- the LOC101780928 gene encoding uncharacterized protein LOC101780928 codes for the protein MPLRPRVSTLRSPSSALAPRPSVPLIADMLVASPLQICERICARPGLAPPDPNLHQAGASAVGAVAHMTAALADALRVFYPLAGRICQDTGGALAVEGDKGPRSSRPRPRASPSTTSPEMAATRRPSGSCSASCPTPTRAWRFPRSSDKESIRDAGNLFDQMPERCSCWWS